Genomic DNA from Hordeum vulgare subsp. vulgare chromosome 2H, MorexV3_pseudomolecules_assembly, whole genome shotgun sequence:
tttgagcttagttcggtctcctcgtgagattgttctattgtattcttcttcctgacacctaccgagggagtgtctaacccaccagacatgcctattccatccagaatgcgtggcaacgcaacggtaacGCGGAGACAACGCGgctcgcatgcaagttcacgcgctctagagttggggccgtcgaccaccatccaaaccacggcgtcaagccaccacaccatgtaattATTATTAAATATATACTGATGTACCTATAAataatttttgggaaaaataaagagcaaattataatgcagctgcagttcaaatttgacccgcttcctactaaatcggcgacaatttgtctttttcactagaggtggataaaatcttttaacTTCCAACCAttctgtcaattgtacattaaatatgacctagtattttagaaaaatgatttggtacaattttgaaacaaatatatggtaggtccttgacaaaaaaactcatttcgggcacttgaaaaatggaaaatgaatttttcatacaaggaaaatgaaaacttccttaatcaacattgtttgccattcgaatatgcacccttgtgcataatattagatcgtttcaacaaactatgccatgaatgtgaccataagattgatcatttggcttgaaagccatgaatcttcacacacgatagcccatttctgaaaacacttttttaaaataatcactGTATTACaagttattatttttcctggtaacttggtcacatattatgacacaacgcgaaggttttgcatttttttgattttttttaatttgttatgcccatttcaaaatgcggtcgaaacgtcgggcatgaccgttcatagctaggggttgaatttTGCCAAATTTTTGTTGGATCTTTGATTAAACACAtacttctttacctaaaaatgatttcagaaaaaaatcatgagaaaattatgaggcacctctagttcaaatttgacccgcttcctactaAATCGAcggcaatttgtctttttcagtaGAGGTGGCTAAAATCTGTTAACACCCAACCATATTGTCAATTGTAAATTAAATATGACatagtattttttttaaatgatggagtccaattttgcaacaaatatttcataggttcttcacaaaaaaatcaatttttgccactcggaaaatgattaaaaatagctagaaagatcagaaatgcatacaaattggtcctcatccGTAAAATGTGGTCTAACTTTAGTGAAAATTTGTGTGGTGCCTTTTGAAAAACATTTTTGATAGATACTTCACAAATTTTCCTCTATTTTTAGTActtcaaaactattttcaatcactgattttccaAACCAATCAGAACCATTCCCACGGATCAatgacatggcgcccatccatccatccatctctccatcaCACATCCATCCAATCATCCATCTATGTACAGAAAAAAAGCTGGAAACGAGATACCCCACCGGCAGCCTAAACTGGCAAACACTAGTTCACAGCCTCGGATCCCCCCATCCCACCCTTCCTCTCCCCGCCGCTCCCCCCATCGCACCGCTACCCTCCCTCCCGTTCCTCTCCAGGCCGCATCCCATCCCGGGCGGGGTGTCATCTGCGTCAACCCACCTGATAGCCAAAGAACCAAGAGAGACGAGGGATGAGGGGTGGCGGGCGGGCGCGGCAGAACGCGATCCGATCGGGCATCATGGTGCTGGGCGCCGCCGCCTTCGCCTACCTCTCCTACCGCGTCGGGTTCAAGCCCTACCTCGACCGCGCCCAGGAGGCCATGGACTCCCACCACGCCGCCGCTGCCGATGCTTCCGCCTACGCCTCCTGGGAGGACCAGCCCGACCTCcccggggacggcgacggcggcctcAGGCCGTCCAGGGACCCGGCCGCCATGCTTCGCGACTGACACCGCCTACCTTCTCGGGCCTCGTCAGATCCTCGGGCTTGTTGTGGCATTTCGCTGAACACTCTGTGAGCGGATAATAAAATGCACCGGAACTGTTTTCGGCAACGCAATCCTCCCCCACCCCGTGCTGTCTTCGCTGGTATGGTATGGTTTCAAAGTATTTTTTATCATCGTACACTCAGCTCACTCAAAACCCACCTGCGTTGCAAATGCCTCCTCTGCTCATGCATGTAGCCTGATTTGAATGAACATGTTGAAAACATGATTGATGGTTCTAGTTGACCAGATTAAATAAATGGATGTGCAAATTATAGGACCTCGAAGCAGAATATCTTCTACAGTATGTAGGTTCCAGCAACATTGTTGCAGATTTGCGTGATCCTAACGGGAAAAATCTCGTTTTCTTGTTGCCTCGTGTTCTTGTTCCGATTCCAACTTATTGACGGTAGCGATGAATCCCCTGTCGTTGCGGTTTGTGTGGTGTAGAGATTTCTTTCTTTGGGAACTTGAAGAGAATAGGTCTAAATGAATAAGTTATAAGCATCACTCTCCCTGGCGTCAGTGCCTAGATTTGTTTTGTTATAGTACTTATGCAGTGTCTACTATTGGGAATTGGAACACAAGCAAAACATTAGTTTGAGAGTTGCTGCACACAGAGTAAACATTATGCCAAATGCGAACTGCTCTACTGATTTCATTTCCCGTAATTTTGTCCTTATCCAGGCGACCCGACTCGGTGTGGCGCAGACCTGCTCGGCGACGCTCGCCGGCAACCACCTGATGCGGGACGCCGCCGCGCTCCCGGAGACCGTAAGTGCCAAGTTTTACTTACTACTCTCACCACAGACTATGAACTGTTGGTAGCGTAGCTGAGTTGGAATGGTCCCTGTATCTGTATGGTAACGTTAGTAATGGTTGCTGAGGACGAGCAGGGTCACATGGTCAGTTTCAGATGTCAATATATCCTCCATTCGAAAACCAGGATAAGTAATTTATTTTCGTTTCTAACCAGCTAGCTGTCGAGCCTCAATGGCTGCAGGATTTTGCTCGTTGCTGTATTTGCTCAGCAGGATCAACGTGCGCTAATTATTGTCCTAAGGACTTTTATGTCCCCTGATAAGGAAGACCGTGTTAGATGTTTCCTCCACGGTCCAGGCACATGTTGTAGTTAAAAGTTACTTCCATCGTATGTACACTAGCCAATGAAAGAGTAGGAAATGTTAATTACCCAAGTAGCATGGAGGTAAGGATTGCCGCACAACATTTCTAGCTATTTATAACTAGTATGGTTGTGCGAAGACGAGTGTATATATAGCCTAGACTATGTCATGTTGTAGCCGTTGACGCTTGATTTGCAAGTATTATGtcgcttgatccagcaagcaccaGAGTTGGTGTACGTACCTATATAAACAAACATAGGGCACCGTATTAACAACACAACAAAATGATTCATCTTCTTCCAAGCAAAAGGATTTCGCAAATCCAAAAGAGAAGCGCCCTGCAACCTGTCGTTGCTTCCATATTTTTGTTTAAAAAATAGAGGAACTATCCTTTTTGGTTTAGGGAATTGCGAGGAAATTCCTGAACtgatctcttcttattttttgttGCAGGTGATCCATGGCGAACTTGTTCCGTTTGTCTCATGGTTCTGCCTACGTGTGTGTTTATGTTGTTGTACATCTATTTGTTTGTTGTTCTGTTTGTCCCATGGTGTTTCCTTCTACTGGAGAGCGGGTGAAGGTGGAGCCACTCAAGGAGAaggggtcaacatggccgttgtgTCGCGCTCGCCCACCTTCGACATCGCCAGGGACTTCATCGATAAGATCGAGCTCCAGCCCATGTTCGTCGCGCAGGTGAACCTCGCCTGACAGCTTGTTTGCGTTTAGCCTGCACTTTACCTTTCTCTCAAGAATTCAGTCAACTTGTTAGGAATCAGCCTTGTGATGTAGAAGTAGCTAAAATTGGGCATGCACATGGTGCAAAATGGTTCTTCGATGCGCCAACCATGGAGCACATTGGAAACAGATGTTTTCAAGTAAATGTTTTCCTTCCTTCGATTTGACGATGAAAGCCTTGAGCTGAATGGGCAGGCCCTTGAGAATGTTGGAAGCTGACCTTAGTATTtcatcttaagcttagtacacaaTAAACATGCCTTAAGACTCACATAATATAGATAGAAACACGTACAGATTAGAGGCATGTTGATGGAGGAAATTGGCATGCCAGCAGAATTTTGTTAGCAACTTAACTTTAAACATGCCAGTAGAAGTTAGAGGATCGGGGCTTGAATGTTTACATGTGCTGGAGCAGTAGCTGCCAATTCTTGTAACCCCGATGTAGATGGTTGATGCCGCTCCCtctctttcttttgtttttgtagGAGAGGGCAGCCGTGGTTTCCTCACGCAAATGTTGCTCTGTTTCCCGACATTGATGATGCTCGCTCTCTGCTGTAGGTGATGCTGGATGGTGATATCAGCATGCACATTGAGTAGATATATACGTGTTGGCTGTTCTTGTAGTTTTATGATTTTCATATTCATTAGAATCAAGTAGACTTAATTTTGCATGACTAAATTTTCTAGTGTGGATATATATTGTCAAGTTTCCTAAAAATCTCAGTGTGCAGTTCTGCATGTTTCTGATGTGAAACACCTATGTATGGCTAATCGTTTAGATGATACAATTTCCTAATGTTGAACTTTTTCTTAACTAATGAAGAACTCCCCTCTTTTTGTTAGTAATAGATAGTATCTGTCAGTTTTGTTCAAAAAAAAATTCTGAATGTTTCTGATGTGAAAGCATATTTGGATCATTAGAACTCTGCATGACTGTTTTCTCACTAAATGATGATCGTTGGTGTTGACTATTTTCCGTAGTTATCTGAATTGCATGTTTATTTGGATCCATTAGACCTTTTCATGATTAACTTAAGTTTGGATTTATATTATTTTCACAACCTTCCTCGAAGGCTCGAGTGAGACTTTGATGTTTGTGAATGTTTTTGACATTGACTAGATATATTGGTGTTGACTATTCTTGTACTTTGTTTTCTGATGTGCAAGTTTGTTGGAATCTGGTTCTCTTCACctgctcctctcctcctcctcggcctctGCTGCTGCTGTGCATAGATATGTTTATTTATTTGAAGTATGCGTATATTAGCACCATACTAGTATTAAAATTATGTTGACCGAATAATATCTCAAATAGAACATGAGTTATGCTGCATTAGTTGGTTCCTAAATTAGTACAAAAGAAAGAAGGACTTGAACTTACGCTAGTACTGATGAATATTTCTTCTACATATCTTATACCAAAATTAATTGGATCACTAATTCTGTTTTCTACCTGATTGTAGTTTTCGTTCATTCTGTTTTCTACCTGATTGTAGTTTTCATTAATTTTAAAATGTGTTTGTGATTGCACATGCCATATTTCTAGTTTAGGGAGAACAACGAGACTCTTAATGGTTACATGGATGGAAAATGGGATGTCACATTCGATATGTGCACGACGAGGAACCTGTTTACTTGGATCCACCATTGTCTAATGTTTGATGTTGTGTacatcttattcttattttttgcacaggTGAAGTACAAATCCAAGTGTGAAGCTATGAAGCGTATTAAAAAAGAGTAGTATATGTATTGTAATAGTAGGCATATCTGGGTTGTGGTGTAGTATAAATTAAGATTGTAATAGAGAAATTTATTCTTGGTTTGGACGAATTTCATTTGCTCCCTAGCCTGTTTGAAATATTGATTGtgaatgtgatttgaatacctatGAAATGGCAATTTGACAAGggggaccaagttatgatatttatttgacaaaaattgaaatttctgacgtgtgggactaattttgagatcagcatgacatgtgggaccaatctgactagtgggaccagtacaaaaataaagtggccaaaaaagaaaatcaatagaaagtaaaaggccgcaacccaaaataaaaaaaggctaaaatgttggggattattgggccaggcccatgcagctaagcaaaacaaagagagagaaaacATAAAATGGGCTAGATTAATGGGCTCTGCCCATTTAAAACACCGAATTGGACCGGGCTGATTCTATGCCACGTGAGCTTGCCATGTCAGATCCGACGTGGCACGGGGctgattgctagtgaccaaaataatttcaatgctttcgtttggtcgtaaaatcctacgaccaatccagcaaaaaggtcgttatagttcattagagaccctcagcttttgactgtttgtttttggtcataaaaagatcgcaaatggaaatcaatgaccattctgtgaccaatattgaaggtcgttagttgagatatttcttgtagtggtggTAGATTTGCGCTCACACTTAGGTTACCTTGCAGGATGACTTTGTTAGTGCAGCTAGGAGTAGCTAGCCCAGTGGTGGGGGTCGATTGACCCACCGGCGAGGTGGTGGGTACGAAACCCCCCATGGCCTGTTTTTATTTCTTGTGTTGAGGTACTGTATGTTGTGTTAGTGTGGCTGATAGTGGGCCACATGTCATGTAGTGAGGGGGGCCTGGCCACTGCCACCTGGGTCCCCCTCCTCATAATATCTTTCCCTgatattttttttattgtttgtgAATTCCTTGTGCTAAacagggcatatttccatttcTGAAATGTCTAGATATGGACTTGCCAAATTGGGCTGGCTCAAGAACAGTTCCTGTTCTTGACAATATGTTTTAGTTTGTTCTGTGCTAGATTTTCTTCCATTGTTTGAGGTGTTTTTATGAATGCAACATGGgcggtatgatatatggatttgggatagaaaatcccaatgaatccgatggtgttgttggttTCTGATTTTGAGAATTTCTGTAGAAAgtccccttgtggtgaggtggcaatggTTTTATCGATGTAGGGTGGTTCATGTGGATGGTTAGAGGTAGTGCATGCTTGCATCATTATGTGTGTGGAATCATATTCTTTCTGGTATTTATCTCCTCCTTGTTTTCTTTTGGGTACAAAATGGGACCTGAAACGAGTTCGAAGTGTctggtgagttcgtgcaggaagttcaggatcagttccactctgaagagatcacaggcaagatgatcgtgaccttgacactgttTCTAGCTTTTTATGCTTAGTGTTACGTTTCCTTCATAACATCTCCgccgcctaccacatgatatataggccatcaaacattgccatgaaacctcaaacacctcccctcctagcaaatattgtttggctaagttaggcttgctcaaccactcattgttagcgttgctagttgcacatgccagctggtccatgtgataacatggggaaCTTGATATCACCTTACATAATTGATATTTAATTGATATTTACTtaaagcacctatatacttggtaaataacggaaggcctagccttttgttgggtgatttgttccgttgttgccgccttagtttcggctaccggtgttttattccaaaactgagcgctcctaacacgttcggggttgttatggggaccccctcgataaatcgtatagtgttaagacttgtctggcaggacccaactttggtgttaatctggtaacaacttaataattaaatgcataggtaatagctaccccaaggaatctaatcaacccccccccccccggaccggtgctcctcatgagtgttggtccaaactagagcaccttgCGGGGCCAATCCGAGGCAACTCGAGTGATCTCTATTAGGCCACTGTAAGCTTCGCTTatctggcgtgtcctgagactgagatacgtggctcttatcagggtcgtcgacctgtcaggtggtcttgctggacttgtcttaccttaacgatatatcttccgcatcggaattccggtgagactttgggtcttctcagagttgaggttgtcctctaaggaatccgacgagatcacgagtttcgtggtagaggataaCTATGCGTActttggtaatttgtgatggactagttggagcacgcctgcagggtttaatctttcggaaagccatgcccgtggttatgtggcaaatatggatattttgttaacatccggttctagacaagttaaagtaattcaaataaaacttgccaactgagtgcgtaactgttACTGTTTCTTTCAAAGCTCCTTCTCtaatcgagaacatggtgggcttatggatgatgtaagtaggtgttcaggatcacttagtgatcaacctagtctCTGACCGTCTTACATAGTCCAACATATGTTAACTCTGTTCattgtaagatagccaccatatatgcttagggtgctgcaaactcaaacacttatcctacctcacctatttaacttagttagactcaataccaaggtcatgagattgctgagacCTCGTGGCTCATAGTTTACTACCAACACCCGTAGGTAGAGGTACCC
This window encodes:
- the LOC123425954 gene encoding uncharacterized protein LOC123425954 → MHRNCFRQRNPPPPRAVFAGMATRLGVAQTCSATLAGNHLMRDAAALPETVIHGELVPFVSWFCLRVCLCCCTSICLLFCLSHGVSFYWRAGEGGATQGEGVNMAVVSRSPTFDIARDFIDKIELQPMFVAQERAAVVSSRKCCSVSRH